A genomic segment from Aegilops tauschii subsp. strangulata cultivar AL8/78 chromosome 1, Aet v6.0, whole genome shotgun sequence encodes:
- the LOC109763930 gene encoding peroxidase 2-like: protein MAAASLKLSVALACVLLLSSAACHGLEVGYYKKTCPRVEAIVRDEVKKFVYKNAGIGAGLIRMFFHDCFVQGCDGSVLLDPTPANPQPEKLSPPNFPSLRGFEVIDAAKDAVEKACPGVVSCADIVAFAGRDAAYFLSKMKVKINMPAGRLDGRVSNSTEALDNLPPPFFNLDPLVASFAAKGLSAEDMVVLSGAHTIGVSHCSSFVSDRTAVASDIDAGFANFLRRRCPANPSTANDPTVNQDVVTPNALDNQYYKNVLAHKVLFTSDAALLTTPATTQMVRDSANIPGQWEAKFNKAMVKMGAIEVKTGKQGEIRRKCRVVNH from the coding sequence ATGGCCGCAGCTTCCCTTAAGCTTTCTGTTGCGCTGGCATGCGTACTGCTGCTGTCGTCGGCGGCGTGCCATGGCCTGGAGGTGGGTTACTACAAGAAGACATGCCCCCGCGTGGAGGCGATCGTGAGGGACGAGGTGAAGAAGTTCGTCTACAAGAACGCCGGCATCGGTGCCGGCCTCATCCGCATGTTCTTCCACGACTGCTTCGTCCAGGGATGCGACGGCTCCGTCCTCCTGGACCCGACGCCGGCCAACCCGCAGCCTGAGAAGCTGAGCCCTCCCAACTTCCCCAGCCTCCGCGGCTTCGAGGTGATcgacgcggccaaggacgccgtCGAGAAGGCGTGCCCCGGCGTGGTCTCGTGTGCCGACATCGTCGCCTTCGCCGGCCGCGACGCAGCCTACTTCCTAAGCAAGATGAAGGTCAAGATCAACATGCCGGCGGGCCGCCTCGACGGCCGCGTTTCCAATTCCACGGAGGCCCTCGACAACCTGCCGCCACCATTCTTCAACCTCGACCCGCTCGTCGCTAGCTTCGCCGCCAAGGGCCTCAGCGCCGAGGACATGGTCGTGCTCTCCGGCGCCCACACCATCGGGGTCTCCCACTGCTCGTCCTTCGTCTCCGATCGTACCGCCGTCGCCTCCGACATCGACGCTGGCTTCGCCAACTTCCTGAGGAGGAGGTGCCCCGCCAACCCGAGCACGGCCAACGACCCCACGGTGAACCAGGACGTGGTGACCCCCAACGCTCTCGATAACCAGTACTACAAGAACGTCCTCGCGCACAAGGTGTTGTTCACGTCCGATGCCGCCCTTCTTacgacgccggcgacgacgcAGATGGTGCGCGACAGTGCCAACATCCCCGGGCAGTGGGAGGCCAAGTTTAACAAGGCCATGGTCAAGATGGGAGCAATCGAAGTGAAGACCGGCAAGCAAGGCGAAATCAGGAGGAAGTGCAGGGTTGTCAACCACTGA